Proteins encoded by one window of Gemmatimonas aurantiaca:
- a CDS encoding Xaa-Pro peptidase family protein — MTSDTRSARLASLRDALARADIDGLLVSSLSNVRYLTGFSGSNALVLVTSRECLLLTDFRYATQVEEEVGDAATVRIEPTSLWLGLWNALQHMTGVDRIGFETGHLLHRDFARLLEQGSRWQWRPQEDLVETLRERKDAGEVAAIEEAVAMAEQALDRTLGKLRAGLTETAVAGILERHLREAGSEAYPFASIVASGPRSALPHARAGDRVLGPGDFVLLDFGAVARGYCSDITRTVVLGRASAEQREVYEIVREANGRASGAVRPGMTGMAADAVAREYIDARGFGEAFGHSLGHGIGLDVHEAPRLARTVEAPLAAGMVVTIEPGIYRPGWGGVRIEDDVLITESGGRVLTSFPRALHEIV, encoded by the coding sequence ATGACATCCGATACCCGATCGGCGCGTCTCGCGTCGCTCCGCGATGCACTGGCGCGCGCCGATATCGACGGATTGCTCGTGTCGTCGCTGTCGAACGTGCGGTACCTCACCGGTTTTTCCGGCAGCAACGCGCTCGTGCTGGTGACGTCCCGGGAATGCCTGCTGCTCACCGATTTCCGGTACGCCACCCAGGTGGAGGAGGAAGTTGGCGATGCCGCCACCGTGCGCATCGAGCCCACCAGTCTGTGGCTGGGCCTCTGGAACGCGCTGCAGCACATGACCGGTGTGGACCGGATCGGCTTCGAGACAGGGCATCTGCTGCATCGCGATTTTGCCCGTCTGCTGGAGCAGGGCAGCCGGTGGCAGTGGCGTCCGCAGGAGGACCTCGTGGAGACGCTGCGGGAGCGGAAGGACGCCGGTGAAGTGGCGGCCATCGAGGAGGCCGTGGCGATGGCCGAGCAGGCGCTGGACCGCACGCTCGGGAAGTTGCGTGCCGGACTGACGGAAACGGCCGTGGCCGGCATATTGGAGCGCCATCTCCGGGAGGCGGGGAGCGAGGCGTATCCGTTTGCGTCCATCGTGGCCTCCGGACCCCGTTCGGCGCTTCCCCATGCGCGGGCCGGCGACCGGGTACTCGGCCCGGGTGATTTTGTCCTGCTGGACTTCGGGGCCGTGGCGCGGGGCTATTGCTCCGACATCACCCGCACGGTGGTTCTGGGGCGGGCATCGGCGGAGCAGCGGGAGGTCTATGAGATCGTCCGGGAAGCAAATGGGCGCGCTTCGGGTGCGGTTCGGCCCGGAATGACGGGGATGGCTGCAGATGCGGTCGCGAGAGAGTACATTGACGCCCGCGGGTTTGGTGAGGCATTCGGGCATTCGCTGGGTCATGGCATCGGCCTGGACGTGCACGAAGCGCCGCGTCTGGCCCGTACCGTCGAAGCTCCCCTCGCTGCCGGCATGGTCGTGACCATCGAACCGGGCATCTATCGCCCGGGCTGGGGCGGGGTGAGAATCGAGGATGATGTGCTGATCACCGAATCGGGGGGACGCGTGCTGACGAGTTTCCCCCGTGCGCTGCACGAAATCGTTTGA
- the accB gene encoding acetyl-CoA carboxylase biotin carboxyl carrier protein, with amino-acid sequence MIDLRYVKKLIEMLDGSTVDSIEISSDKGMKLRISKSPQQRAAMTVAPAAPAPVAVAAPVLPAAPAARPAEEGGTAAPKAEAPKAAALEIKSPMVGTFYSAPEPGAKPYISVGDRVSKGQIVCIIEAMKIMNELESEFDGVVREVNVTDAHPVEYGQVLFRIDPTG; translated from the coding sequence ATGATCGACCTGCGCTACGTGAAGAAGCTGATCGAAATGCTCGACGGCTCCACGGTGGATTCCATCGAGATCTCCTCCGACAAGGGGATGAAGCTCCGGATCTCGAAGAGCCCGCAACAGCGCGCTGCCATGACCGTTGCTCCCGCCGCGCCGGCGCCCGTGGCTGTCGCCGCACCGGTGTTGCCTGCGGCGCCTGCGGCGCGTCCTGCCGAGGAGGGGGGGACTGCGGCGCCGAAGGCCGAGGCGCCGAAGGCCGCGGCCCTCGAGATCAAGTCGCCGATGGTGGGCACGTTCTACTCTGCGCCTGAGCCCGGCGCGAAGCCCTACATCTCCGTAGGGGATCGTGTCAGCAAGGGACAGATCGTCTGCATCATCGAGGCGATGAAGATCATGAATGAGCTCGAGTCCGAATTCGATGGCGTGGTGCGCGAGGTGAACGTCACCGATGCGCATCCGGTCGAATACGGCCAGGTGCTCTTCCGCATCGATCCGACCGGCTGA
- a CDS encoding PilT/PilU family type 4a pilus ATPase produces the protein MTMVSGVAPGLNGTQGSSANGAASAPAPASGLDLKAALQRMVREGASDLHLKVGRPPTLRLHGDLVPLDMPPMRPEELRALAEHLLPPAQLREFVEARESDFAINVPGIGRFRVNVYQQKGTVAFAMRAIAHAASNVRDLNLPSVLEQIAMRPRGLVLVTGVTGSGKSTALAAMIQHINERRSANIITIEDPIEFVHRDVRCHINQREVGTDTASFSQSLRRVLRQDPDVIMIGEIRDLETLDVALKAAGTGHLVFSTLHTTDATLTINRVLSFYPPHQQNEVRFALANALAAVVSLRLVPRADQPGRVPACEILVNTEAVRDQVRDLSATLNIPDLIKEGSVAYGMQSFDQSLMNWYSRGVISYEDALFNASNPAEFALRVQGVDGASDTAFDGFRPGSNAA, from the coding sequence ATGACGATGGTCTCCGGCGTTGCGCCCGGCCTGAACGGCACACAGGGCAGCAGCGCCAACGGTGCGGCTTCCGCGCCCGCTCCCGCTTCGGGTCTCGACCTGAAGGCCGCGCTCCAGCGCATGGTCCGCGAAGGCGCCTCCGATCTGCATCTCAAGGTCGGCCGTCCACCGACCCTCCGTCTGCACGGAGACCTCGTCCCGCTCGACATGCCGCCGATGCGCCCGGAAGAACTCCGGGCGCTCGCTGAGCATCTGCTGCCGCCGGCGCAGCTGCGCGAATTCGTCGAAGCGCGTGAGTCGGACTTTGCCATCAATGTGCCCGGCATCGGGCGCTTTCGCGTCAACGTCTACCAGCAGAAGGGGACGGTGGCGTTTGCCATGCGCGCGATCGCGCACGCGGCGTCGAATGTGCGGGACCTGAATCTGCCCTCCGTGCTCGAGCAGATCGCCATGCGTCCGCGTGGCCTCGTGCTCGTCACCGGCGTGACGGGGTCGGGCAAGAGCACGGCATTGGCGGCGATGATCCAGCACATCAACGAACGCCGCAGCGCGAACATCATCACGATCGAGGATCCGATCGAGTTCGTGCATCGCGATGTGCGCTGCCACATCAATCAGCGCGAAGTGGGCACCGATACCGCTTCGTTCTCGCAGTCGTTGCGCCGGGTGCTGCGTCAGGACCCCGACGTCATCATGATCGGCGAGATCCGCGATCTCGAGACGCTCGATGTCGCACTCAAGGCGGCGGGCACGGGCCACCTGGTCTTTTCCACGCTGCACACGACCGACGCGACGCTCACGATCAATCGGGTGTTGTCGTTCTATCCGCCGCACCAGCAGAACGAAGTGCGGTTCGCGCTCGCCAACGCGCTCGCCGCGGTGGTGTCACTCCGTCTGGTGCCGCGCGCGGATCAGCCGGGCCGTGTGCCCGCCTGCGAGATCCTGGTGAATACCGAAGCGGTGCGCGATCAGGTACGCGATCTCTCGGCCACGCTCAACATTCCCGACCTGATCAAGGAAGGCAGTGTCGCGTACGGCATGCAGAGCTTCGACCAGTCGCTCATGAACTGGTACTCGCGCGGCGTGATCTCGTACGAGGATGCGTTGTTCAATGCGTCCAACCCGGCCGAGTTCGCGCTGCGGGTGCAGGGCGTGGACGGGGCGAGCGATACGGCGTTCGACGGATTCCGGCCGGGCAGCAACGCGGCCTGA
- the accC gene encoding acetyl-CoA carboxylase biotin carboxylase subunit, producing MFKKVLIANRGEIALRVIRACRELDIQTVAVYSEADRESLHVRYADDDVCIGPPSGRDSYLKITRLIAAAEITGADAIHPGYGFLAENAEFAETCRASGITFIGPTPDQIRTMGDKASARRAMQEVGVPIVPGSPGPVEDPEEALEFARSIGFPVIIKAAAGGGGKGMRVARDPDDFMRSFQLARSEALSAFGNGDVYVEKFLERPRHVEFQILGDTHGNVIHLGERDCSVQRRHQKLIEEAPCPVMTPELRARMGEAAVRGAKAINYVGAGTIEMLLDEDGSFYFMEMNTRIQVEHPVTEMLTGVDLVKEQIRVAAGLPLTVKELPPFRGHVIECRVNAEDPSRNFQPSPGKLEVFHQPGGPGVRIDTHAYAGYTVPPFYDSMIAKLIVQGSTREEALKRMQIALESFVVEGVKTTMPFLARVMQHPGFQAGKVHTKWLEFEGADLLKEPG from the coding sequence ATGTTCAAAAAGGTCCTGATCGCCAACCGCGGGGAGATCGCCCTCCGCGTCATCCGCGCCTGCCGTGAGCTCGACATCCAGACGGTCGCCGTTTATTCGGAGGCCGACCGCGAGTCGCTGCATGTGCGTTACGCCGACGATGACGTGTGCATCGGCCCTCCGTCCGGGCGCGATTCGTATCTCAAGATCACCCGTCTGATCGCCGCCGCCGAGATCACCGGCGCCGACGCCATTCACCCGGGCTACGGATTCCTGGCCGAGAACGCGGAGTTCGCCGAGACCTGTCGCGCCTCGGGCATCACGTTCATCGGCCCCACGCCCGATCAGATCCGCACGATGGGCGACAAGGCGTCGGCCCGTCGGGCGATGCAGGAGGTCGGTGTGCCGATCGTGCCCGGTTCGCCGGGCCCCGTGGAAGATCCCGAGGAAGCCCTCGAGTTCGCCCGATCGATCGGCTTCCCGGTGATCATCAAGGCCGCAGCGGGCGGCGGCGGCAAGGGCATGCGCGTGGCCCGCGATCCCGACGATTTCATGCGGTCGTTCCAGCTCGCCCGCTCGGAGGCGCTCTCCGCGTTCGGCAACGGCGATGTGTACGTGGAGAAGTTCCTCGAACGTCCACGGCACGTGGAGTTCCAGATTCTCGGCGACACGCATGGCAACGTGATCCATCTGGGCGAACGCGACTGCTCCGTGCAGCGCCGGCATCAGAAGCTCATCGAGGAAGCCCCCTGCCCGGTGATGACGCCGGAATTGCGGGCGAGGATGGGTGAAGCCGCCGTGCGTGGCGCGAAGGCCATCAACTACGTCGGTGCCGGCACGATCGAAATGCTGCTCGACGAAGATGGTTCGTTCTACTTCATGGAGATGAACACCCGCATCCAGGTGGAGCACCCGGTGACGGAGATGCTCACTGGTGTGGACCTCGTGAAGGAACAGATCCGCGTGGCGGCTGGTCTTCCGCTCACCGTGAAGGAGCTGCCGCCGTTCCGCGGGCATGTGATCGAGTGCCGCGTGAACGCCGAGGATCCCTCACGCAACTTCCAGCCCTCGCCCGGCAAGCTCGAAGTGTTCCATCAGCCCGGCGGCCCCGGTGTGCGCATCGATACGCATGCGTATGCCGGCTACACGGTGCCGCCGTTCTACGACTCGATGATCGCCAAGCTCATCGTGCAGGGCTCCACGCGTGAGGAAGCGCTCAAGCGCATGCAGATTGCGCTCGAAAGTTTCGTCGTGGAAGGGGTGAAGACCACGATGCCGTTTCTGGCTCGCGTGATGCAGCATCCCGGCTTCCAGGCGGGCAAGGTGCACACCAAGTGGCTGGAGTTCGAAGGCGCCGACCTGCTCAAGGAGCCCGGCTAA
- a CDS encoding 2-phosphosulfolactate phosphatase, giving the protein MRIDVLLGEAPVVPADVADRVVVVIDVLRAATTVATALANGARAVAPFETVEDTVRRARDFARDEIRLAGERRMVRIEGFDLGNSPLEYGPEVVNGRIILYTTTNGTRALAATQGARVCFFAAFVNATATVRAVRAAMSEHTEVLIICSGHERRLALEDVVCAGRLVRGIAQGQEHLVRADGARVAELMERPFVGGIASVAHEATHARSLSDAGFDADVAACLTLDRYDTAVRYQDRQLQRHAVAAGR; this is encoded by the coding sequence GTGCGCATCGACGTGCTGCTCGGCGAGGCACCGGTAGTGCCCGCCGATGTGGCCGATCGAGTGGTGGTGGTGATCGATGTCCTGCGCGCGGCCACCACGGTGGCCACGGCGCTGGCCAATGGGGCCCGGGCGGTGGCGCCGTTCGAGACCGTCGAGGACACGGTGCGGCGGGCGCGGGACTTTGCCCGTGACGAGATCCGGCTGGCCGGCGAGCGCCGCATGGTACGGATCGAAGGGTTCGATCTCGGCAATTCACCGCTGGAGTACGGGCCGGAAGTCGTGAACGGACGAATCATTCTGTACACGACCACCAACGGGACACGCGCGCTCGCGGCCACCCAGGGAGCCCGCGTGTGTTTTTTCGCGGCGTTCGTGAACGCGACGGCCACGGTGCGTGCCGTGCGGGCCGCGATGAGCGAGCACACGGAGGTGCTGATCATCTGTTCGGGACACGAACGGCGACTGGCGCTCGAAGACGTGGTGTGCGCCGGACGACTCGTGCGGGGGATCGCGCAGGGGCAGGAGCATCTGGTGCGCGCCGACGGAGCGCGCGTGGCGGAATTGATGGAACGACCGTTCGTGGGCGGGATCGCATCGGTGGCACACGAGGCCACGCACGCGCGGTCACTGAGTGACGCCGGATTCGACGCCGACGTGGCAGCGTGCCTCACGCTGGATCGATATGATACGGCAGTACGTTATCAGGACCGGCAGTTGCAGCGGCATGCCGTCGCTGCGGGTCGCTGA
- a CDS encoding DNA translocase FtsK: protein MDRQLLKRELGAVALILLAVFLLGALIFQRPMGSDCWSSTGPFGPTGTVTRCVLVAAVGIPGMVIIAVGCVVVALALFGRIRRADDASDWSVLFAGTVALVPIAVGLALGGEPAPSAGAGLWGSLVAHYLRKWLGPAGAWIVFLLATSALTVLTLRWNPIRLLIGQGRRASTGRDGDVSAPSTVRDGARRPSLAEALAPEPEEMPAIDPSLARDVLGGIAGSEVLAARAPAEGATTDARARRGAAGSSASPAESAKAKSKTGTRDERVEAALDAANEPATYSEDLPPTDLLAAPPVRNADAGRRELDLAGEKLMATLRTFKVDGELVGRTTGPSVTQFEIEPAAGVKVRQIAALADDLALAMRAPSIRIVAPIPGRGAVGVEVPNPTPEMVVLREVLEAPEFRHARAALPIALGKDLEGRPVVADLAKMPHLLIAGATGSGKSVCVNTIITSLVYRHTPSTLRFLMVDPKMVELSVYNALPHRRHKVITDNRDAAAVLKWAVMEMQDRYRLLEANGCRNLQEFNKRVAQHENGEGQPVLKPRNPEVAFEDRTYTGGVLPYIVVVIDEMADLMMTVQGEVETPIAMLAQKARAIGIHLILATQRPSVNVITGLIKANFPCRIAFRVASQVDSRTIIDGAGAESLLGNGDMLFIPPGKSEASRLQGAYLSSEDTERLLGWYEQARLRALGEAAAAGDDVSAEPDILETVRALEAKANGDEDEADGTGDERDARFREAAEVVIQHRQGSTSLLQRRLKIGYGRAARIIDQLEAAGVLAPSEGAARPRDVLVGVQDLDRICGES from the coding sequence ATGGATCGACAGCTCCTCAAACGGGAACTCGGCGCCGTGGCGCTCATTCTCCTGGCCGTCTTTCTGCTGGGAGCGCTGATCTTTCAGCGCCCGATGGGCAGCGATTGCTGGTCGTCCACCGGTCCGTTCGGACCGACGGGCACGGTGACGCGCTGTGTGCTCGTGGCGGCGGTCGGAATTCCGGGAATGGTGATCATTGCGGTGGGGTGTGTCGTGGTGGCGCTCGCGCTGTTCGGGCGCATCCGCCGCGCCGATGATGCCAGCGACTGGAGCGTGCTGTTCGCCGGCACCGTGGCCCTCGTGCCCATTGCCGTGGGACTGGCGCTGGGTGGTGAACCCGCACCCTCGGCCGGCGCGGGGCTGTGGGGCAGTCTCGTGGCCCACTATCTCCGCAAATGGCTCGGTCCCGCTGGCGCATGGATCGTGTTTCTGCTGGCGACGAGTGCACTCACCGTGCTCACGTTGCGCTGGAATCCCATCCGTCTGCTCATCGGCCAGGGACGCCGTGCAAGCACGGGTCGCGACGGCGATGTGTCCGCACCATCGACTGTGCGCGATGGTGCGCGTCGTCCGTCACTTGCGGAGGCGCTGGCGCCCGAGCCCGAGGAGATGCCGGCGATCGATCCCTCACTGGCGCGGGACGTGCTCGGTGGTATTGCCGGCAGCGAAGTGCTAGCCGCACGGGCGCCCGCAGAAGGGGCTACGACCGATGCCAGAGCACGTCGGGGGGCTGCGGGAAGCAGCGCATCGCCCGCGGAGTCGGCGAAAGCGAAGAGCAAGACCGGCACCCGTGACGAACGCGTGGAAGCCGCACTGGATGCCGCGAATGAACCGGCGACCTACAGCGAGGATCTACCGCCCACCGATCTGCTGGCTGCACCGCCCGTACGCAACGCCGATGCGGGCAGGCGTGAGCTGGATCTGGCCGGCGAGAAGCTCATGGCCACGCTGCGCACGTTCAAGGTGGACGGGGAACTCGTCGGACGGACCACGGGACCGTCGGTCACGCAGTTCGAAATCGAACCGGCGGCGGGTGTGAAGGTGCGGCAGATCGCGGCGCTGGCGGACGATCTGGCGCTGGCAATGCGCGCGCCCAGCATCCGCATCGTGGCGCCCATTCCGGGACGCGGCGCGGTGGGTGTGGAAGTGCCGAATCCGACACCGGAGATGGTGGTGTTGCGTGAAGTCCTGGAGGCGCCCGAGTTCCGTCATGCGCGGGCGGCGCTGCCCATCGCGCTGGGCAAGGATCTCGAAGGCCGCCCCGTCGTGGCCGATCTTGCCAAGATGCCGCACCTGCTCATCGCCGGTGCGACCGGGTCGGGCAAATCGGTGTGCGTGAACACCATCATCACGAGCCTCGTGTACCGGCATACGCCGAGTACGCTGCGTTTCCTGATGGTCGACCCCAAGATGGTCGAACTCAGCGTGTACAACGCGCTGCCGCATCGTCGTCACAAGGTCATCACCGACAATCGGGATGCCGCGGCCGTGCTCAAGTGGGCCGTGATGGAGATGCAGGATCGGTACCGGTTGCTGGAGGCGAACGGCTGCCGCAATCTGCAGGAATTCAACAAGCGCGTCGCCCAGCACGAGAACGGCGAAGGACAGCCGGTGCTCAAGCCGCGCAATCCCGAGGTCGCGTTCGAAGACCGCACGTACACGGGCGGTGTGCTGCCGTACATCGTGGTGGTCATCGACGAGATGGCCGATCTCATGATGACCGTGCAGGGTGAAGTGGAGACCCCGATCGCCATGCTCGCGCAGAAGGCGCGCGCCATCGGAATCCATCTCATTCTCGCCACGCAGCGACCCAGCGTGAACGTCATCACGGGGTTGATCAAGGCGAACTTTCCGTGCCGGATCGCTTTCCGTGTGGCGTCACAGGTGGACAGCCGCACCATCATCGACGGGGCGGGCGCTGAATCGCTGCTCGGCAACGGCGACATGCTGTTCATCCCGCCGGGCAAATCGGAAGCCTCGCGTTTGCAGGGGGCATATCTCTCCAGTGAGGATACCGAGCGTCTGCTTGGCTGGTACGAACAGGCGCGTTTGCGTGCGTTGGGTGAAGCCGCGGCCGCCGGGGACGACGTGTCCGCGGAGCCGGACATTCTGGAGACTGTGCGGGCACTCGAAGCCAAGGCCAACGGCGACGAGGACGAAGCCGACGGGACGGGCGACGAGCGGGATGCCCGTTTCCGCGAAGCGGCAGAGGTGGTCATCCAGCATCGTCAGGGTTCGACGTCGTTGCTGCAGCGCCGTCTCAAGATCGGGTATGGCCGGGCGGCACGGATCATCGATCAACTGGAGGCGGCCGGTGTGCTGGCGCCTTCGGAAGGCGCGGCGCGACCGCGGGATGTGCTGGTGGGAGTGCAGGACCTCGACCGGATCTGCGGCGAATCCTGA
- a CDS encoding TonB-dependent receptor, with translation MSLFLRRVLAFTVLALGVLPVASSRLAAQSGSISGKVTDAATGRPIENAQVQAQLSGGQAYGAISGTDGTFRVVNLPDGSYTVTVRAIGYDQKVFNGQRPGATITAALSERPTQLNQTVVTASRSRPEKALDAPAQISVVSSERIEERPAVTVTDHLRSTPGVDISRGGIAQSNVVARGFNNAFSGAMLMLQDYRFAGVPSLRVNVPFMFTGTNEDIDRMEVLLGPASALYGPNSSNGVLHVITKSPFASQGTTISVDGGERSVMRAGIRHASKLNEKFAVKVSGEYMRGKDWEFLELAEPATFPTTDDVPASRRGKTNDRDFSLERYTGEARMDIRPSENSEAITTVGHTHIGHGIEYTGANGAAQIRNWTYTSLQQRFRWNRLFAQVFANLSNAGNDNALSDEGTYLLRSGKPIVDKSNVWAAQLQHGFDMGSKQSFTYGADYIATNPETGNTINGGNEDNDNVREYGAYLQSSTRPNKHLELLLAARGDANNVIDGAFFSPRAAIIFKPTETQNIRFTYNRAFSTPANFSFFLDLIQTPNVGGSGFNVYARGNPPKEGHLFNRSCAGNSTFGSFCMKSAYTGQGQFTGASAAAAFPGAITALGPRLIPGIASGLARLSAAGMTPAQIQALAAGAVQYLASRAPTNADLATRVTYLTNASTPGGLTPDQLTDIAPLSASFNNTFEVGYKGIVGNRFRWDISLWGQERGDVGTTAALSTPNVMFANPQQVGGYLGQQLGAYFGQQLGPLGVPAEMIGQIASGLATALTPNVAALPVGVVTWANSNTAPNAIYATYLTTPGKIWVRGMDLATDIVATDRLTFDLAYSWQSENVFGGIAGGNNLPLMSNSPKSRGSVGMRYRNEGNGLGFELRSRYNDAYPVNSSVHTTNFAFAIASGRPGAAANPTIGADKCAPVSAGAYCYDGVPEAVVFDAQVSKHFDLGGKQKLMWSISAQNMFDNQVRTFPGMPQMGRMVMSRLQYSF, from the coding sequence ATGTCCCTGTTCCTCCGACGTGTGTTGGCCTTCACCGTGCTGGCGTTGGGCGTGTTGCCCGTGGCGTCGAGCCGATTGGCAGCGCAGTCCGGGTCGATCTCCGGCAAGGTGACCGATGCCGCGACCGGTCGGCCGATCGAGAATGCGCAGGTGCAGGCACAGCTTTCGGGTGGACAAGCCTACGGCGCCATCTCCGGTACCGACGGTACATTCCGGGTCGTGAATCTTCCCGATGGCAGTTACACGGTGACCGTGCGCGCCATCGGGTATGACCAGAAGGTGTTCAATGGCCAGCGCCCCGGCGCGACCATCACGGCGGCGCTGTCGGAACGTCCCACGCAGCTCAATCAGACCGTCGTGACGGCGAGCCGCAGCCGTCCGGAAAAAGCCCTCGATGCACCGGCCCAGATCTCCGTGGTGTCGAGCGAACGCATCGAAGAGCGACCCGCGGTGACGGTCACCGATCATCTGCGCAGCACACCGGGTGTGGACATCAGTCGCGGCGGCATCGCGCAGTCCAACGTGGTGGCGCGTGGCTTCAACAACGCCTTCAGCGGCGCGATGCTGATGCTGCAGGACTACCGGTTTGCCGGTGTGCCGTCGCTGCGTGTGAACGTGCCGTTCATGTTCACCGGCACCAACGAAGACATCGACCGCATGGAAGTGCTGCTCGGACCGGCGTCGGCGCTGTACGGTCCCAACAGCTCCAACGGGGTGCTGCACGTGATCACGAAGTCGCCGTTCGCCTCGCAGGGCACGACGATCAGCGTGGATGGTGGTGAGCGCAGCGTGATGCGGGCGGGTATCCGTCACGCGTCCAAGCTGAACGAGAAGTTCGCCGTGAAGGTGTCGGGCGAATACATGCGCGGCAAGGATTGGGAGTTCCTGGAACTGGCGGAACCGGCCACGTTCCCGACCACCGACGACGTGCCGGCGTCCCGCCGCGGAAAGACCAACGATCGCGATTTCAGCCTCGAGCGGTACACGGGTGAAGCGCGCATGGACATCCGGCCGTCGGAGAATTCCGAGGCCATCACGACGGTGGGGCACACGCACATCGGCCACGGGATCGAGTACACCGGCGCCAATGGCGCGGCGCAGATCCGGAACTGGACGTACACCAGCCTGCAGCAGCGCTTCCGCTGGAATCGCCTGTTCGCGCAGGTGTTCGCCAATCTGAGCAACGCCGGCAACGACAATGCGCTGTCCGACGAAGGCACGTATCTGCTGCGTTCGGGCAAGCCCATCGTGGACAAGTCGAACGTGTGGGCGGCGCAGCTCCAGCACGGCTTCGACATGGGCAGCAAGCAGAGCTTCACGTACGGCGCCGACTACATCGCCACGAACCCGGAAACGGGCAACACGATCAACGGCGGCAACGAAGACAACGACAACGTCCGGGAATACGGCGCGTATCTGCAGTCCTCCACGCGGCCGAACAAACATCTCGAACTGCTGCTGGCGGCTCGTGGGGACGCGAACAACGTGATCGACGGGGCGTTCTTCTCGCCGCGTGCGGCCATCATCTTCAAGCCCACCGAGACGCAGAACATCCGCTTCACGTACAACCGGGCGTTCTCGACGCCGGCCAACTTCTCCTTCTTCCTGGACCTCATCCAGACGCCGAACGTGGGTGGCTCGGGCTTCAATGTGTACGCCCGCGGCAACCCGCCCAAGGAAGGCCATCTGTTCAACCGGAGCTGCGCCGGCAACAGCACGTTCGGGTCGTTCTGCATGAAGTCGGCCTATACGGGGCAGGGGCAGTTCACGGGCGCGTCGGCGGCGGCGGCGTTTCCGGGGGCGATCACGGCACTGGGCCCCCGGTTGATCCCGGGCATTGCTTCCGGCCTGGCAAGGCTCTCGGCGGCGGGCATGACTCCCGCACAGATCCAAGCACTGGCGGCGGGTGCGGTGCAGTACCTCGCGTCACGGGCGCCGACCAATGCGGATCTCGCCACCCGCGTGACCTACCTGACGAACGCGTCGACACCTGGCGGTCTCACGCCTGATCAACTCACCGACATCGCCCCGCTGTCGGCGTCCTTCAACAACACGTTCGAAGTGGGGTACAAGGGCATCGTCGGCAATCGGTTCCGCTGGGACATCTCGCTGTGGGGGCAGGAGCGTGGTGACGTGGGCACGACCGCCGCGCTCTCCACGCCGAACGTGATGTTCGCCAATCCGCAGCAGGTCGGTGGGTACCTCGGACAGCAGCTCGGTGCGTATTTCGGACAGCAGTTGGGCCCGCTCGGGGTACCGGCAGAAATGATCGGGCAGATCGCATCGGGGCTGGCTACCGCACTGACACCCAATGTCGCGGCGCTTCCCGTGGGTGTGGTCACCTGGGCCAACAGCAACACCGCGCCGAACGCCATCTATGCCACGTATCTCACGACGCCCGGAAAAATCTGGGTGCGTGGCATGGACCTCGCCACGGACATCGTAGCCACCGATCGCCTGACGTTCGACCTCGCCTACAGCTGGCAGAGCGAGAATGTCTTCGGCGGCATTGCCGGCGGGAACAATCTGCCGCTCATGTCCAACTCGCCGAAGTCACGCGGTTCGGTCGGGATGCGGTACCGGAACGAAGGCAACGGCCTGGGCTTCGAGCTCCGTTCGCGCTACAACGACGCGTATCCGGTGAACTCGAGCGTGCACACCACCAACTTCGCCTTTGCAATTGCGTCCGGTCGTCCGGGCGCGGCGGCCAATCCGACGATTGGCGCTGACAAGTGTGCGCCGGTGTCCGCAGGCGCCTACTGCTACGACGGCGTGCCTGAAGCGGTCGTCTTCGACGCGCAGGTCTCCAAGCACTTCGATCTCGGTGGCAAGCAGAAGCTGATGTGGTCCATCAGCGCGCAGAACATGTTCGACAACCAGGTGCGCACATTCCCCGGCATGCCCCAAATGGGTCGTATGGTGATGTCGCGGCTGCAGTACAGCTTCTGA